The following coding sequences lie in one Bacillota bacterium genomic window:
- a CDS encoding Com family DNA-binding transcriptional regulator, which yields MSIISAAEKNSELQGELRCICNRLICKVQDGAIEIKCPKCKRLIKISVSSIKQIEYL from the coding sequence ATGAGTATAATAAGTGCAGCGGAAAAGAACAGCGAGTTGCAGGGAGAGTTGAGATGCATCTGTAACCGTTTAATTTGTAAGGTTCAGGACGGGGCGATCGAGATCAAATGCCCGAAGTGCAAAAGATTAATAAAAATTTCCGTTTCCAGCATTAAGCAAATCGAGTACCTCTAA
- a CDS encoding glycosyltransferase, translating into MTAPDTHREGNRENRDRKRPEGESRRCETRSPGKLENQEIICISSVDWDPIWTRKQQVMSRLPKSNRILYVEPPISLLSPFKDPACWKKWRTWREGLRRWSENIYLYSPPVVLPFGNIYRPVNWLNQAWLAPALRAAARALGFKRPILWTYLPNTADLVGKLGEKLVVYDCVDEHAAYTGFRPETVNTLEQKLLKLADIVFVTARGLYEAKKPYCREIHLIPNAADVAHFRRALDPETPLAPELKGLPRPVIGFVGVIQDWIDLDLIAELARRRPAWSFALVGPAGPGVNLSSLQGMANVHLLGRREKEVLPSYFKGFDLCLNPFRLNKLTATVSPLKFYEYLASGKPVVSVPLPEVEPFSGAVEIARTPDEFLQKIEKALTSEAPEQQAARLNLAAANSWEQRVAEIMAKIATHLKEN; encoded by the coding sequence ATGACGGCACCGGATACGCACAGAGAAGGAAACAGAGAAAATCGGGACAGAAAAAGACCGGAGGGGGAAAGCCGGAGGTGCGAAACCCGCAGCCCGGGGAAGCTGGAAAACCAGGAGATTATCTGCATTTCTTCAGTGGATTGGGACCCCATCTGGACGCGGAAGCAGCAGGTGATGTCCCGCCTGCCTAAATCAAACCGGATTCTCTACGTGGAGCCGCCGATTTCCCTCCTTTCGCCTTTCAAGGACCCGGCCTGCTGGAAGAAGTGGAGAACCTGGCGAGAGGGCTTGCGCCGGTGGAGCGAGAACATCTACCTTTACTCTCCCCCTGTGGTCCTCCCCTTTGGGAACATTTACCGTCCCGTGAACTGGCTGAACCAGGCCTGGCTCGCCCCGGCCCTGCGCGCCGCAGCCCGTGCCCTCGGGTTCAAGCGCCCCATTCTCTGGACATACCTCCCCAATACCGCGGACCTTGTGGGAAAGCTGGGAGAAAAGCTGGTGGTTTACGACTGTGTGGACGAGCACGCCGCCTATACCGGGTTTCGCCCGGAGACGGTCAACACCCTGGAGCAAAAGCTCCTGAAGCTCGCCGACATTGTTTTCGTGACGGCAAGGGGCCTTTACGAGGCAAAAAAACCTTACTGCCGGGAAATCCACCTGATCCCCAACGCCGCCGATGTCGCCCATTTCAGGCGCGCCCTTGACCCGGAAACACCCCTGGCCCCGGAATTAAAGGGGCTCCCCCGCCCTGTTATCGGTTTCGTAGGCGTAATCCAGGACTGGATCGACCTTGACCTGATTGCCGAACTTGCCCGGAGGCGGCCCGCCTGGTCATTTGCTCTGGTGGGGCCCGCAGGGCCGGGGGTAAACCTGAGTTCCCTCCAGGGCATGGCTAACGTCCACCTCCTGGGGAGGCGGGAGAAAGAGGTCCTCCCCAGCTACTTTAAAGGTTTCGACCTCTGCCTGAACCCTTTTCGCCTGAACAAACTGACGGCAACGGTCAGCCCGCTCAAATTCTACGAGTACCTGGCCTCAGGAAAACCGGTGGTTTCCGTTCCCCTACCGGAGGTGGAACCCTTTTCCGGCGCGGTGGAGATCGCCCGGACGCCGGACGAATTCCTGCAAAAAATCGAAAAAGCACTCACCTCGGAAGCGCCGGAGCAGCAGGCGGCCCGCCTGAATCTTGCCGCCGCAAACTCCTGGGAGCAGCGGGTGGCAGAAATAATGGCGAAAATCGCCACCCACCTCAAAGAAAATTGA
- a CDS encoding nucleotide sugar dehydrogenase, producing METERRIAIFGLGFVGLPLALSFALRGCRVTGVDVDEKLVGNLNEGITHHLEAYRGTPIQEILKEQLQTGGFKATTDPGPALAACDNIIVTVGVPVTNGVPDPNPVRMAVTAIARGLRPRQLVLIRSTLTPGTTRRVLQPLLEASGLKAEEDFYLAYAAERIAEGRAFDEFENMPTVVSGVGPRSLQRAREVLGIVTQAELVEASSIEVGEAAKVLENIARDVDIALVNEFARFTKALGIDIFEVVKVANTHTRVNLLLPGPGVGGYCVPNALYYLLPRALEFNLNLRIFPTARQINDEAPVYVAGLVLKNLPVPPARAKVAIFGIAMKDYSNDDRLSPAHTVIKVLQTAGVEVKAFDPAVPTRYPFSAATLEEALRGVHGIVVLARQRDLDYQNLAFFRELMSNEGPFIVDTRHIYSRAAVEQAGFHLETL from the coding sequence ATGGAAACGGAAAGAAGAATTGCAATTTTCGGGCTCGGTTTTGTCGGACTACCCCTCGCCCTCAGCTTCGCCCTAAGGGGCTGCCGGGTAACCGGCGTTGACGTTGACGAAAAACTGGTGGGCAATTTGAACGAGGGCATCACCCACCACCTGGAAGCTTACCGGGGCACGCCGATTCAAGAAATCCTCAAGGAGCAGTTGCAAACCGGAGGGTTCAAGGCGACGACCGACCCGGGTCCCGCCCTCGCCGCCTGCGACAACATCATCGTCACGGTAGGAGTTCCTGTCACCAACGGCGTCCCGGACCCCAACCCCGTGAGAATGGCTGTAACAGCCATCGCCCGGGGCCTGCGGCCCCGCCAGCTTGTCCTGATCCGCAGCACCTTAACACCGGGGACGACCCGGCGGGTGCTCCAGCCCCTCCTTGAAGCCTCGGGGCTGAAAGCTGAAGAGGACTTCTATCTTGCTTACGCCGCGGAGCGCATTGCCGAGGGGCGCGCCTTCGACGAATTCGAAAACATGCCCACCGTCGTTTCCGGGGTGGGCCCGCGCAGCTTGCAGCGCGCCCGGGAAGTTCTCGGAATTGTAACACAGGCGGAATTAGTGGAGGCCAGCTCCATTGAAGTGGGAGAAGCGGCCAAGGTTTTGGAAAACATCGCCCGGGACGTGGACATCGCCCTGGTCAACGAGTTCGCCCGTTTCACAAAAGCGCTGGGGATCGACATTTTTGAAGTAGTAAAAGTCGCCAACACCCACACGAGGGTGAACCTCCTTCTCCCCGGTCCCGGAGTCGGCGGCTACTGCGTGCCCAACGCTCTTTACTACCTGCTGCCCCGGGCCCTGGAGTTCAACCTCAACCTCCGCATTTTTCCAACGGCCCGGCAGATCAACGATGAGGCTCCTGTTTACGTGGCAGGGCTGGTCTTAAAAAATCTACCGGTTCCCCCGGCCCGGGCAAAGGTAGCCATCTTCGGCATCGCAATGAAAGATTATTCCAACGACGACCGGCTCAGCCCCGCGCATACCGTCATCAAGGTGCTTCAAACGGCGGGAGTGGAGGTCAAGGCCTTCGACCCGGCAGTTCCTACCCGCTACCCCTTTTCGGCCGCAACCCTGGAGGAGGCCCTGCGAGGCGTCCATGGTATTGTAGTGCTCGCCAGGCAGCGGGATCTTGACTACCAGAATCTCGCTTTCTTCAGGGAACTGATGAGCAACGAGGGGCCCTTCATCGTGGACACGCGGCATATTTACAGCCGCGCCGCTGTAGAACAGGCGGGCTTCCACCTGGAAACCCTGTAA
- a CDS encoding ferredoxin, whose translation MDVFVDPDLCISCGTCIDLCPEVFDWDEDGKARGLYDEVPNDLEDCAKEAVENCPVYAIKETN comes from the coding sequence ATGGATGTCTTTGTTGACCCTGATCTCTGCATCAGTTGCGGCACGTGCATTGACCTCTGCCCGGAGGTATTCGACTGGGACGAAGACGGAAAGGCCCGCGGTCTTTACGACGAAGTCCCGAACGACCTCGAGGACTGCGCCAAGGAGGCTGTCGAAAACTGCCCGGTCTACGCCATCAAAGAGACCAATTAG
- the ligD gene encoding non-homologous end-joining DNA ligase, translated as MLNKTTVIVEGKNLQLSNLDKVLYPLSGFNKAQVINYYSRIAPALLPHLKDRPVTFKRYPDGVLGKFFYQKECPDYRPDWLRTAPVWSESNDRKINFCILNDLPSLVWAVNLAALELHTSLSLARDPLTPTVLVFDLDPGPPATIIECSQVGMWLRDFFEHLGLQSFPKTSGLKGLQVYVPLKAPATYEQTKNFAKACAELLEERHPNLVVSKMNKKLRTGKVFIDWSQNDDHKTTICVYSLRAQERPTVSTPVTWAEVASALAKKDPELLVFDAGQVFRRFERFGDLFAPVLTLKQKLPI; from the coding sequence ATGTTAAACAAAACAACGGTGATTGTTGAAGGTAAAAACCTCCAGCTTTCGAATCTCGATAAAGTATTGTATCCGTTGAGCGGCTTTAACAAGGCGCAGGTCATTAATTACTACAGCCGGATTGCCCCGGCGCTGCTGCCGCACCTTAAGGATCGCCCGGTTACTTTTAAGCGCTACCCTGACGGGGTGCTGGGCAAATTTTTTTATCAAAAGGAATGCCCGGATTACCGGCCCGACTGGCTGCGCACGGCACCTGTCTGGAGCGAAAGCAATGACCGGAAGATTAATTTTTGCATCCTTAATGATCTGCCGTCCCTGGTTTGGGCGGTTAACCTGGCCGCCCTCGAGCTGCACACCTCCCTCTCCCTCGCGCGCGACCCCCTTACCCCTACGGTTCTGGTCTTCGATCTTGACCCCGGCCCCCCGGCCACCATTATTGAATGTTCACAGGTCGGAATGTGGCTGCGCGATTTTTTCGAGCACTTGGGACTGCAGAGTTTTCCGAAAACATCAGGCTTGAAAGGCCTGCAGGTTTACGTCCCGCTCAAAGCCCCGGCCACCTATGAACAAACGAAGAACTTCGCGAAGGCGTGCGCTGAACTCCTGGAAGAGCGGCATCCCAACCTGGTGGTTTCGAAGATGAATAAGAAACTACGGACCGGCAAGGTCTTCATTGACTGGAGCCAAAATGACGACCACAAGACGACCATCTGCGTCTACTCCCTCCGGGCCCAGGAACGCCCCACCGTATCCACACCAGTAACCTGGGCGGAGGTCGCGTCCGCCCTTGCAAAAAAAGACCCGGAATTGCTTGTCTTTGATGCCGGGCAGGTTTTCCGGCGCTTTGAACGGTTCGGCGACCTCTTCGCGCCGGTGCTCACCCTGAAACAGAAACTCCCGATTTAG
- a CDS encoding DUF1657 domain-containing protein produces the protein MTIGVKINQVLASLESAAAELKTFALDTQDSNAKTMFSQYASQLEDIANGLKGRVSYIEQQEPQYKVFEQENL, from the coding sequence ATGACAATCGGAGTAAAAATTAACCAGGTTTTGGCTTCTTTAGAAAGCGCGGCTGCAGAACTCAAAACTTTTGCGCTGGATACGCAGGACAGTAATGCCAAAACAATGTTTTCTCAGTATGCGTCCCAACTAGAGGATATAGCAAACGGTCTCAAAGGACGCGTTAGTTATATTGAACAACAGGAGCCGCAGTACAAGGTTTTTGAACAGGAAAATCTCTAA
- a CDS encoding radical SAM protein produces MNYLTLYRTGELQHKIKELKKLLNPCKLCPRECGAERLAGERGECGAGEQAEISGSGAHFGEEPQLVGQGGSGTIFFAFCSLRCVFCQNYEISRGKEKYGVSTKKLAHIMIGLQEKGCVNINLVTPTHYVPQIIEALEVACDLGLHLPLVYNCSGYERVSVLRKLDGIIDIYLPDIKYASAEIARKYSRISDYPRVAKAALKEMHRQVGDLVLDDRRVAVRGLIIRHLVMPGGLGGTAELMRFIAREVSPSSWINIMDQYYPTYLAYRFPEIARRITPQEFKEALTAAHKASPQFHLV; encoded by the coding sequence TTGAATTACCTGACCCTGTACAGGACCGGTGAATTGCAGCACAAGATTAAGGAACTTAAGAAACTCCTGAACCCGTGCAAACTGTGCCCCCGGGAATGTGGAGCTGAAAGACTGGCCGGGGAGAGAGGAGAATGTGGAGCCGGGGAACAGGCAGAGATATCCGGCTCGGGCGCGCATTTTGGGGAAGAACCCCAACTCGTCGGGCAAGGGGGTTCGGGGACGATATTTTTTGCCTTTTGCAGTCTCCGCTGCGTCTTCTGCCAGAACTACGAAATCAGCCGGGGAAAGGAAAAATACGGGGTAAGCACGAAAAAATTGGCTCATATAATGATCGGGCTGCAGGAGAAGGGGTGTGTCAACATCAACCTGGTCACCCCCACCCACTACGTACCACAGATTATCGAAGCATTAGAGGTGGCCTGCGACTTGGGGCTGCACCTGCCACTGGTCTATAACTGCAGCGGATACGAGAGAGTGAGCGTCCTGCGTAAATTAGATGGAATCATCGACATTTACCTGCCCGACATCAAGTATGCCAGTGCTGAGATCGCCCGTAAATATTCTCGCATTTCGGATTACCCCCGGGTCGCAAAGGCAGCTCTGAAAGAAATGCACCGCCAGGTAGGCGATCTGGTTCTTGACGACAGGAGAGTAGCCGTACGCGGGCTGATCATCCGGCATTTGGTGATGCCGGGTGGCCTGGGCGGAACAGCAGAGTTGATGCGTTTTATCGCGCGGGAAGTCTCCCCCAGCAGTTGGATCAACATTATGGACCAGTACTATCCAACTTATCTGGCGTACAGGTTTCCCGAAATTGCCCGCCGGATCACGCCGCAAGAATTTAAAGAGGCTTTAACGGCAGCCCACAAAGCCAGTCCCCAATTTCACCTCGTGTAA